From Natronolimnobius sp. AArcel1, one genomic window encodes:
- a CDS encoding RNA-guided endonuclease TnpB family protein, whose protein sequence is VLSEDYEFRESTLRYDAATDEFYLNISTRRTNGNDAGVSEDTGHPDQTVLGIDLGVNSLAVSSTGTFWQGDDYNHWCREFEKRRGELQQRGTQAAHNAVLRLGKREEAWRKQYIHTVANELVGEAVEHDSDVIAFEDLTDIRERLPHAKWHHVWAFRRLFEYVGYKAPEQGVSVEQVEPNHTSQRCSRTDCGFTHEDNRHGEHFECQKCGYEVNADYNAAKNIGLRYARKRTHRLRSSPTSRSGDAQVDVRITGGTLNGESHQPIAGD, encoded by the coding sequence GTTCTCTCCGAGGATTACGAGTTCCGCGAGAGTACGCTTCGGTACGACGCGGCCACCGACGAGTTTTACCTCAACATCTCGACTCGGCGGACAAACGGCAACGACGCAGGGGTTTCGGAAGATACCGGGCACCCCGACCAAACGGTCCTCGGTATCGACCTCGGCGTCAACTCGTTGGCTGTCTCCTCAACCGGCACGTTTTGGCAGGGAGACGACTACAACCATTGGTGTCGTGAGTTCGAGAAGCGTCGGGGTGAGTTGCAACAGCGCGGCACGCAAGCCGCGCACAACGCTGTGCTTCGACTCGGGAAGCGCGAAGAAGCATGGCGAAAACAGTACATCCACACCGTCGCTAACGAACTTGTGGGGGAAGCCGTCGAACACGACTCTGATGTTATCGCGTTCGAGGACTTGACCGATATTCGAGAGCGGCTTCCGCACGCGAAGTGGCATCACGTCTGGGCGTTTCGACGCCTGTTCGAGTACGTCGGGTACAAAGCGCCCGAGCAGGGCGTCTCCGTGGAGCAAGTCGAGCCCAACCATACGTCCCAACGCTGTTCGCGGACGGACTGTGGGTTCACGCATGAGGACAACCGCCACGGAGAACACTTTGAGTGCCAGAAGTGCGGCTACGAGGTGAACGCGGATTACAACGCCGCGAAGAACATCGGGCTACGCTATGCTCGGAAGCGGACACACAGACTCCGTTCCTCGCCCACGTCGAGGAGCGGAGACGCACAAGTAGACGTGCGTATAACTGGTGGGACGCTGAACGGCGAGAGTCACCAGCCTATTGCTGGCGACTAA